In Miscanthus floridulus cultivar M001 chromosome 5, ASM1932011v1, whole genome shotgun sequence, one genomic interval encodes:
- the LOC136453661 gene encoding RING-H2 finger protein ATL79-like produces the protein MSVEQLHARRLLSHAAAAAAPSAGPTAVQVEVSAAHTHAHAAAPFSSLNTTVITVLSLLLCGLVVVLVVHAVVRCAFRVTRRVCYGQDEEPPGGGGGDASAAASSSCQAGPRRKRGPRTGLPPWIVYSREVELTGCGAAECAICLTEFLQGDRVRTLPHCNHGFHVRCIDRWLAAQQTCPTCRRAPFAAKPSPSLPDSAEAPEVRQLQVHVEAGARQRPETK, from the coding sequence ATGAGCGTCGAACAGTTGCATGCAAGGAGGCTGCTgtcgcacgccgccgccgcggctgccCCGTCGGCGGGACCGACGGCGGTGCAGGTGGAGGTGTCTGCAGCGCACACGCACGCGCACGCAGCAGCGCCCTTCAGCTCGCTGAACACGACGGTGATCACGGTGCTGTCGCTACTCCTGTGCGGCCTGGTGGTCGTACTCGTGGTGCACGCGGTCGTCCGGTGCGCGTTCCGCGTCACGCGCCGCGTGTGCTACGGCCAGGACGAGGAGCcccccggcggcggtggcggggatgcgtcggcggcggcctcctcctcctgccAGGCCGGGCCCAGGAGGAAGCGCGGGCCGCGAACCGGGCTGCCCCCGTGGATAGTCTACTCCCGCGAAGTGGAGCTCACCGGGTGTGGCGCGGCGGAATGCGCCATCTGCCTCACGGAATTCCTGCAGGGTGACCGCGTGCGCACGCTGCCGCACTGCAACCACGGCTTCCACGTGCGGTGCATCGACCGCTGGCTCGCCGCGCAGCAGACGTGCCCCACGTGCAGGCGGGCGCCGTTCGCCGCTAAACCCTCCCCCTCCCTGCCGGACAGCGCGGAGGCGCCGGAGGTCCGGCAGCTTCAGGTGCACGTTGAAGCCGGGGCCCGGCAGCGGCCCGAGACTAAATAG